One Cryptomeria japonica chromosome 9, Sugi_1.0, whole genome shotgun sequence genomic window carries:
- the LOC131042571 gene encoding uncharacterized protein LOC131042571 has translation MGLSFKETVVRNNPSAPQHTNPIFGESGTGMGESSCLSGSFRPSKVNRCLAKSDNRPVVEIQPEAIADDINYLSKHALICKFLGIRVSLSFLESWARRTWSPEGEMDVLLAANGYFQVVFSCMSDRNKVFEGGPYFYNQVGLFIKPWHVGFNPTEELPSQVLVWVRLPWLPLEFWREDIFSLVASQLGKPVGPSRQTMEKKVITYARVCVEIDLNKPLPDSIEIRLGSSSWIQQLDYETLPFRCRFCHEYGHLQRVCPKSKLTENSKIGLAGAPHTQAKGKAPMREDTEGFIPVRGRNRGRGQKRTFKDRQTDEVFNRFDGLDDLEQFDGTIANMSVSHELLEAKEIGGEENNVALVDPQEGELGALMDTTTPVRPVEELETSGDKDLQEISAHARTKACTGNVRQEESKNKGSPSFLGIHQKTIRKDTPEKTLKVGRKKDQEKVKLVGETLVESGSVKTIDSHFPLHQK, from the coding sequence ATGGGGTTGTCTTTTAAGGAGACGGTGGTGAGAAACAATCCTTCGGCTCCACAGCATACAAATCCTATTTTTGGTGAGTCTGGAACAGGCATGGGAGAATCCTCATGTCTGTCTGGAAGTTTTAGGCCCTCAAAGGTGAATAGGTGCCTGGCCAAGAGTGATAATCGGCCGGTTGTTGAGATCCAACCTGAAGCTATTGCGGATGATATCAACTATTTATCAAAGCATGCTCTGATCTGTAAGTTTCTAGGGATTCGAGTATCCTTGTCTTTTTTGGAATCATGGGCTCGGCGTACCTGGTCTCCAGAGGGGGAGATGGATGTTTTGTTGGCAGCCAATGGCTATTTTCAAGTGGTTTTCTCTTGCATGTCAGACAGGAATAAAGTTTTTGAAGGAGGGCCCTATTTCTACAATCAAGtgggtctcttcattaagccttgGCACGTGGGATTCAATCCCACAGAAGAGCTTCCTTCGCAGGTTCTGGTTTGGGTGAGATTACCATGGCTTCCTTTAGAATTCTGGAGGGAGGACATCTTTAGTTTAGTTGCTAGTCAGCTTGGAAAACCAGTTGGTCCCTCGAGACAAACTATGGAGAAGAAGGTAATTACCTATGCCCGGGTATGTGTCGAAATTGATTTGAATAAACCCTTGCCTGATTCTATCGAAATTCGGTTGGGGTCAAGTTCATGGATTCAGCAACTTGACTATGAAACGTTACCGTTTCGTTGCCGCTTTTGTCATGAATATGGGCATTTGCAGAGGGTGTGCCCCAAATCAAAACTTACAGAGAATTCAAAAATAGGGCTGGCTGGTGCTCCTCACACCCAAGCTAAAGGGAAGGCCCCTATGAGGGAGGACACAGAGGGCTTTATCCCTGTACGAGGGCGTAATAGGGGTCGCGGCCAAAAGAGGACCTTTAAGGACAGACAGACAGATGAGGTTTTCAATAGGTTTGATGGGTTGGATGACTTGGAACAGTTTGATGGAACCATTGCTAACATGTCGGTTAGCCATGAGCTCTTGGAAGCAAAGGAAATAGGTGGGGAGGAGAACAATGTTGCTCTGGTCGATCCACAGGAGGGAGAGCTTGGTGCTCTGATGGACACAACTACTCCTGTGAGACCTGTTGAGGAGCTGGAAACCAGTGGAGACAAGGACCTACAAGAGATTTCTGCTCATGCCCGAACCAAGGCTTGCACCGGTAATGTTCGGCAGGAGGAGAGCAAAAACAAGGGTTCCCCTTCCTTTTTAGGTATTCATCAAAAAACCATTAGAAAAGACACCCCAGAGAAGACTCTTAAGGTGGGAAGAAAGAAAGACCAAGAAAAGGTGAAATTGGTGGGAGAGACTTTAGTGGAGTCTGGTTCTGTGAAGACCATTGACTCCCACTTCCCTCTTCATCAGAAATGA